A window of Methylobacterium bullatum genomic DNA:
CGGCTACGTCTTCATCACCCGCGCCGACCGGGACCTCGACATCAAGTCCTGGACCGATCCGCGCCTCAAGACCATCGACCACATGGTCGTCGGATTCGGCACGCCGGGAGAGGCGATGCTGAAGGATATCGGCCGCTACGAGGAGGACATGGCCTACCTCTACTCGCTGGTGAACTTCCGCGCGGCCCGCAACACCTACACGCAGATCGACCCGGCCCGGATGGTCAGCGAAGTCGTCGCCAACAAGGCCGACGTGGCCGTGGCCTTCGCGCCGGACGTCGCCCGCTACGTCAAGGATTCGAGCCAGCCCCTGCGCATGAATCCGGTGCCGGACGATACGGTGCGCAGCGACGGCCAGAAGGTGCCGCAGAGCTTCGACCAGTCCATGGGCGTCCGCCGCGACGACCAGGCTCTCAAGACGGCCCTCGACGCCGCGATCGCCAAGGCTCGCCCGCAGATTGAGGCGATCCTCCGCCAGGACGGCGTGCCCGTCACCCCCGTCTCCAACTGATCCCCTCAACCCTGTCCCGCGTCGCCGGTGCGCTGAGCACCGGTACGCCCACCTCGGCCGCAAGTCCGGGGATAAACAGAGCAAATTGATGCGTCACACGAACCGTGTCCTCGCCGCCTTTCTCGGGCTCGGCCTCGCCTCCGCCGGTCTGGCGGCCCTGGCCCAGCCCTCCGCGGGCCCCTCGACGGGGATCACCTTCCGCAACACCGTAACCGGCGAAGAATTGAACATCTCGGAAGGCAAGGAAGGCGGGCGCGACACTCCCGCCGTCAAGGAGTTCTTCCAGACCGGCAAGAACATCTACATCGACGACAAATCCTGCCTGCGTAACGGCGAGTCGCTGTTCGCGACCTCGTGCTCCGGCTGTCACGGGCACCTCGCCGAAGGCAAGCTCGGCCCCGGCCTCAACGACAATTACTGGACCTATCCCTCCAACACCGAGGATACCGGCCTGTTCGCCACCATCTTCGGCGGCGCCAACGGCATGATGGGTCCGCACAACGAGAACCTGACGCCCGACGAGATGCTGCAGACGATCGCCTGGATCCGGCACCTCTATACCGGTCCGGTCAAGGACGCCGTCTGGCTCAACGACGAGCAGAAGAAGAAATACACGCCCTACAAGCAGGGCGAGACCTTCCCCAAGGACGCTCCGGGCCAGTGCCCACCGCTGGAGTAGCGGTCTTGGGAAGTCACGTCGCGCGAGGATGCCTCGCGCGGTGAGCGAGAAGCGGCGAACGCCGTAACAATCAAACCAGAGGAAACGACCATGCGGACACTCATCACGGCTCTCGCAATCGGTGCGGGCGCGCTGCTCGCCGTTCCCGCGCTCGCCTATGACGGCACCAAGTGCAAGGCCGCCGGCGATTGCTGGCAGCCCAAGCCCGGCTTCCCCGAGAAGATCGCCGGCACGAAATACGATCCGAAGCACGATCCGAAGGAGCTGAACAAGCAGGCCGATTCGATCAAGCAGATGGAAGAGCGCAACAAGAAGCGCATCGAAGCCGCCAAGAAGACCGGCAAGTTCGAATACGACGTCACCAAGATCTCCTCCAACTGACGTCGTCGCCGCCCATCGCTTTGGGCGGCCATCACGGTGACCGCGATCCCCTCAGGCGCCTGGACCGCTCCGTCCGGGGATCGCGGCCGCTGTCCTCAAAGGCAAACCCCATGAACGACATCCGCTCCGGCGACGCGATGCTCACCGATTGGCGCGAGGCGGCCGGCCGTTTCGAACGCGCGGTTCGCGGCGCCGTGGTGGGCCAGGACCGGGCGATCCGGCTTCTCACCATCGCCCTCTTCGCCCGGGGCCACGTTCTGCTGGAAGGCGATGTCGGCGTCGGCAAGACCACCCTACTGCGCGCCGTGGCGCGGGCGCTCGGGGGCGCCTACGAGCGCATCGAGGGCACGGTGGACATGATGCCGTCCGACCTCATCTATCACACCTACCTCGCCGATGACGGCCGCCCGCGCGTGGAGCCGGGGCCTGTGCTGCGGCAATCCGAAGACCTCTCGATCTTCTTCTTCAACGAGATCAACCGCGCCCGTCCGCAGGTCCATTCGCTCCTGCTCCGCCTCATGGCCGAGCGGAGTCTCACCGCGTTCAACCGCGAATACCGTTTCCCCAACCTCCAGGTCTTCGCCGACCGCAACCGCGTCGAGCGCGAGGAGACCTTCGAACTCCCGGCCGCCGCCCGCGACCGTTTCCTGATGGAGATCGGCCTCGAAGCCCCGCGCGATGCCGAGGCGCGCCGCGCCCTCGTCTTCGATCCGCGCTTCCACGACACCGACGCCCTCATCGCCGGCATCGACGGCGGCGTCCTCGATCACGCCGCCATGGCGGGGATCGGCGCGGCGATCCAGCACGGCATCCAGGCGAGCCCGGCCATCGAGGCCTACGTGGTCGGCCTGTGGGAGGCCCTGGTCCGCCCGCACGAGGCCGGCATCCGCCTGCCCGGCATCGACATGTCGGCCCTGATCCAGGGCGGGGCCTCGCCGCGCGGCGTCGCCTTCCTCGTCCGCGCCGCCCGCGTCCGCGCCTGGCTGGAGGGCCGCGACTGGCTCGTGCCCGAGGATATCCGCGCGATCTTTCCCGAAGTGATGGCCCACCGCGTCTTCCTCGAGCCGATCTACGAGATGCGCCGCAGCACCATCGTGCCGGAGCTCTGCCGCGCCGTGTTCGACACCGTGCCCGCCCCGTGACGGCGCCCGAGAGAACGCCCCAGGAGCAGACGCCGGACATCGTCTACCGCCCGCGCGGCCGCGTGCCCGGCACGATGGCGGGTGCCCATCGCGGCCGTGATGCCGGCGGTCTCGGCACCTTCCGCGATCAGGTGCCGTTCCTGCGCATGCCGGATGCCCGCCGCATCGACGTCCGCGCCACCCTCCGCGACCCGTTCGAGGGCACCTATGTCCGGCGGTTCGAGAGCCGCACGGCGCTAGAAGTCTGGGCGCTGGTCGATCTCTCCGCCTCCATGCGCTTCACCGGCGAGGCGGACAGGATGGGGCTCGTCTCGTCCTTCTGCGGCTGCCTCGCCGCCTCGGCCACGCGCATCGGCGACGCTTTCGGCCTGATCGGCTGCGATGCCGCCCTGCGGGAGGACGTGTTCCTGCCCGCGAGCCGTCGCCGCAGCATGGCCGGCGACGTGGTCTCCCGGCTGACCGACGCCGCCTGTACCGGCGACCGCGCGGATGGGATGGGGCAAGCGGCCCGCCGCCTCGTCGGCCGTCCCAAGATCGTGTTCCTGGTCTCCGACTTCCGCTGGCCAGAGGCACTCATCGCCGAGACCTTCGCGAGTCTGTCGCGTCACGACCTCGTGCCCGTCGTCCTGGCCGATTCCGCCGAGGACGACGATCTGCCCGAATGGGGCCTGATGGAGCTCGACGATCTCGAAGGCGCCGGCCGCCGCGTGGTCTTCATGCGCCCCGGCCTGCGCCGCCGCTGGATCGCGCGCGAAGCCGAGCGGGCCGAGACCCTGCGCCGGATCGCCTCCACCTACGGTCGTTCGCCCTTCCGCCTCGCGGGCCGCTTCGACCCCGACGCGATCAGCCGCCACCTCCTGGCGAGTTGAGGCATCCCATGCGCCGCCTCGCCCCGCTCCTGTTCCTGCTCTGCTCGTCGCTCACCGCCCAGTCCCAGGTGCGGACCGTCGAGGTGCGCACGCCGCGCCCGTTCGGCTACTTCCTCGGCGATCTCGTCCGCGCTCAGGTCGATATCGTGGTCGAGCCGGGCTTTGCCCTGCAGGCCGCCTCGCTGCCCCAGCCCGGCGCGATCACCTATTGGCTCGACCTTCGCACCGTCGCGGTCACGCAAGCATCCGCGGGCGGCAGCAGCCGGGTGCGCCTCGATCTCACCTATCAGAACTTCTACGCCGCCCTCGATGCGCGCGCCCTCGAGATCCCCGGCTTCGTCGTCACCTTCGTGAGCGATACGGACAAGGGCGCGACCACGGCCAAGGCCCAGGTCCCGCCCTGGTCGTTCAACATCTCGCCCCTGCGCGAGGTCCAGCCGCCGGCCCGCGAAGACCCGAAGACCTACCTGCGTCCGGACGGGCGGGTCGCCTCTCTCGACACGCAACCCCTCGTCGTCGGAAGTGCCGGCTTCATGGCCATGGCCCTGCTGGCCTTCGCGGGTCTCGCCTGGGACCGGACATGGTGGCCCTTCGCCAAACGCGGAGGAAGGGCCTTCGCGGCGTGCCTGCGCCGCCTGCGCGCCCTCGCCGGACGGAGAGACGACGAGGCGGCCTACGAGACCGCCCTTCTCGCGCTTCACCGGGCGCTGGACGAAACCGACGGGCGCAGGGTCCTGGCCGACGACCTGCCGGCCTTCCTCACCCGCCACCCCGCCTATACGCGGGAACGGGCCGGCCTCGCCGCCTTCCTCGACGCCTCGCGCCACAGCTTCTTCGGACCCGGTCCGGCCGCCGCCATGCGGCGCCTGCCGCTGGCCGACATCGTGGCCCTGACCCGGAAACTCACCGCCATCGAGCGGGAATCATGAACGAGCCGAAAACCCGTCCGATGGCGGTCGAATCATGGGTCTGATGGCGGTGGTGTCATGCGCCTGATGGCGGATTTTCCCTGGGTGCTCTGGCTGCTGCCGTTGGCGCTGCTGCCGCTCGCCGCGTCGAGCCAGCGGGTCACCCCGCTGTCCAGCATCGCGGCCAGCCCCGTCGACGGCCTGTCGCGCCTCATCGGCTGGGGCCTGCGCCTCGCCGGCATCCTCGCCATCGCCGGCCTCGTCGTCGCCCTGTCCGGCCCTTATCGCCAGGGCGAGACCATCACCCGGACGGGCATCGGCGCCCAGGTCTCGATCCTGGTCGATCGCTCTGGCAGCATGAACGAGACCTTCGCCGGATTGCAGCCCTCCGGTGCCGAGGAATCGAAGGCGGCGGCCTCGCGCCGGCTGCTCGGCGAGTTC
This region includes:
- the moxG gene encoding Cytochrome c-L, giving the protein MRHTNRVLAAFLGLGLASAGLAALAQPSAGPSTGITFRNTVTGEELNISEGKEGGRDTPAVKEFFQTGKNIYIDDKSCLRNGESLFATSCSGCHGHLAEGKLGPGLNDNYWTYPSNTEDTGLFATIFGGANGMMGPHNENLTPDEMLQTIAWIRHLYTGPVKDAVWLNDEQKKKYTPYKQGETFPKDAPGQCPPLE
- the moxI gene encoding Methanol dehydrogenase [cytochrome c] subunit 2, coding for MRTLITALAIGAGALLAVPALAYDGTKCKAAGDCWQPKPGFPEKIAGTKYDPKHDPKELNKQADSIKQMEERNKKRIEAAKKTGKFEYDVTKISSN